From Balearica regulorum gibbericeps isolate bBalReg1 chromosome 28, bBalReg1.pri, whole genome shotgun sequence:
CTCCGCGCCCCTCCCGGTCCCAGCCCCCCCCTTTGGAGGCGGCCGTGGGACCCAGGCGTCCGGGGCCGTGGGGGGTCCCGGCCGAGTGGTGGGAACCCAGGTGtccgggccgggggggcggcCCCCCCTGACCGCCCCCCGCTGCGGGGGTCTCAGGGGACCCCGGTCCGGACCCCCCCACGCTGACCCCGCAGCttggtggcgggggggggggacggggggcaGAGGCTGCCCAGACGGCTGggtccctccctgcagccccccccagaGCAGGGGGTGACCCCGGGGGGGCAGTTGGGGGGGGCTGGTGtgccccaaccccccccccagcgcgtCCCCAGTTCTCCCAGTGTGCTCCTGCCCCGGCCGGGCAGCAACTGGAGCGCGGGACGGCTAAAATTAGCCAGGGAAAGGCCACGgcctgggggggctgtgccgggggggctgtgccgggggggctgtgctggggggggggggctgtgccgggggggctgtgctgggggggggggctgtgctgggggggctgtgctgggggggggggctgtgccgggggggctgtgccgggggggggctgtgctgggggggctgtgctgggggggcggtgccggggggggggggctgtgccgggggggctgtgccggggggggctgtgccgggggggctgtgccggggggggctgtgctgggggggctgtgctgggggggggctgtgccggggggggctgtgctggggggggctgtgccggggggggctgtgctgggggggctgtgccgggggggctgtgctgggggggggctgtgccgggggggggctgtgctgggggggggctgtgccgggggggCTGTGCCCAGGGACAACCCTGCCCTGGTTCACCGGTGCCCAGGCCGGCTGCTCCCCCAGGACACGGTTGTGCCGGGGAACCGACTGTGGCCGAGGGCCTGGGGCTGGATGTGCCCCGGGACCGGCTGTGCCCGCGGTGGTTGTGCCCAGGGACGCGGTTGTGCCCAGGAGCCGACTGTTCCCGGGGTCACGGCTGTGCCTGGGGCCGACTGTGCCCAGGCTGGCTGCGCCTGGGACGGTGCCCGCGGCGGCTGTGCCCGTGGCGGGTGTGCGCGCGGTGGTTGTGCCCGTGGCAGCTGTGCCCGTGGCGGGTGTGCGCGCAGTGGTTGTGCCCATGGTGGGTGTGCGCATGGTGGTTGTGCCCGCAGTGGTTGTGCCCACGGTGGTTGTGCCCGCAGTGGTTGTGCCCATGGTGGGTGTGCGCGCGGTGGTTGTGTCCGCAGTGGTTGTGCCCACGGTGGTTGTGCCCACAGTGGTTGTGCGCGCGGTGGTTGTGCCCGCGGTGGGTGTGCGCGCGGTGGTTGTGCCCATGGTGGGTGTGCCCACAGTGGTTGTGCCCACAGTGGTTGTGCGCGTGGTGGTTGTGCCCATGGTGGGTGTGCGCGCGGTGGTTGTGCCCGCGGTGGGTGTGCGCGCGGTGGTTGTGCCCGCGGTGGTTGTGTCCGCAGTGGTTGTGCCCACGGTGGTTGTGCCCACAGTGGTTGTGCGCGCGGTGGTTGTGCCCGCGGTGGGTGTGCGCGCGGTGGTTGTGCCCATGGTGGGTGTGCCCACAGTGGTTGTGCCCACAGTGGTTGTGCGCGTGGTGGTTGTGCCCATGGTGGGTGTGCGCGCGGTGGTTGTGCCCGCGGTGGGTGTGCGCGCGGTGGTTGTGCCCGCAGTGGTTGTGCCCACGGTGGTTGTGCCCATGGTGGGTGTACCCAGTGTCACGTCCTGACACCCCCATACCCCGCAgagccccctccagcccccccgtcctgccccgcagccccagtgcccccagtccTGCTCAAGGTCCCCTCCCAGTATCCCCCCCCCATTCCTCCCGGCCCCCCAAGGTCCGGCTTAGTCACCATGGCAACCGTCAAGGGCAGCTCAAGGACATGGGGGGGGACGGACGCGGCCATGGGGCCCACAGCCCCCCGCACCAGTGCCACCAGTCtgcaccagtgctcccagcatCCCCACACCCGTCTGCTGCACCAGTTCCCCGGGTGCAGCCTCACGCTCCCAGTGCAGCCCAGTATCCCCAGTACCCCCCGTGCCACCGGTCCAGCCCTGTACCCCCAGTGCAGCCCAGTATCCCCAGTCTGGACCAGTGCCACCGGTCCACACCAGTGCCCCAGTCTGTCCCAGTACTGCCTAGTCTGCCCATcttccccagcacctcccagcacATCCCAGTATGCCCCAGTCTGTCCCAGTCCCCCCCCCatctgccccagcacccccccatccgtcccagtgccccccagtaTCTCCAGCACCCCCAGTCGTCCCTCCAGTCCCCCCAGTCTGTCCCAGTCGGGGCCGGGCACGCCGAGGccggttggggggggggtgtgtttaGCCAGGCCGTGCCCCCCGCTgtccccccccgctgccccccaaGCTGAGCAAACAGATGACGTGGGCACAGGCGCCACGTGCTgggccccctccccggccccacGGGGGACCGAGGCGTCCGgcccacgccccccccccccccttgctgcCCCGAGGCAGACCAGTCCTCCCAGTCGCCCCAGTTCCCTGCTGGAGGTGGCAGCAGTGACGCGTGTCCCggcagggggtgggggagggagggggggagctgGCGCCACGCACACGCGTGTGCCCCTGCCCGCGCGAGGACCgtgccccaccagcaccccgcgcagctgctgcctgtgggcGGGAGGAATGTGGCAgccgggggggacacggggacgcggggaggcggggggagcGTCAACTCCCCGCTGATCACACCAACACGCGTGTGCACACacgcggcccccccccccgccccccgccccggccaaCACGCGTGTGCGCACACCCGTGGGGACCcggcagtgctgggggggggggggtcccgggctGCGCCCCGCTGCCGGACCCGGGGGGACCCGGCCCCACGCGGCCCCACGCGGCCCCACGCGGCCCCACGCgtcctgccggggggggggggggggcggctccTGCCCCCCCGGCCGCTCCACCCGAGACGTGGGCGCGCGTCGGTGGGCGGGGCTGGAGGCGGGGCCTGGGCGGGGCTGGAGGCGGGGCCAGGGGTGGGCGGGGCCAGGGGTGGGCGGGGCGTCCGGACGCGCAACCCCCGCTCGGCTCCGCCCACTCCCGAGCACCGCCCCCCCCGCCgtggtgcccccccccccccaaactggcgagggggcacccatgggtgcccagGGAGGTGCTGCCTCAGCCCCCCCCATTAAAACACCCTCATTTGGAGCGTGAGAGTCTTGTTAACGACGCTGtgtcacacacaccccccacccccgggcaccccccccccccgctttctGCCCCCATCACGGGGGGGGGCATTTGGCCCTCGGCTGTGCCCCTCACCCTGGGATTACTGTAGGCCCTACAATAATAACCTGGGAGGGGTGAAAGGTCAAGGCTAAGCCAGGACCCCCAGGGGGGCAACAAtgccacgggggggggggaagtaatgTGCCATCGCCTGGAGCCCCCCCTTAATCCTCAGGGTGGGGGGGCACTAATCCCTGCCTGGCAATGGGGGAGCTCTGCCAAGCCCTGTTTCACCCCAGATTCCCCAGTGGGGGGCAGCGGATGGGCACCCCCCGAGCTCAGGCGCACCCCAAGACCACCGTCagaagttgggggggggggtaagggGGTTTATTAAAAGAAAGCGCGGCGGGGAGCAGCAGGGCGCCCAGCACCCCCGCGCCCGCCCGTGGCCCATCACCGCGCCTCGGGGCTGGCCAGGGTGCCGTTGCTCTCCTGGGGGGTGTCGGGGTCCCCCCCTCCCACCGCCGCCTCCTCCAGCGGCTGGTCCAGGCGGCTGGGGATGGACCAGTAAAGGTGGGCATCGCGGCGtgcggccgccgccgccagctGCCGGGCGCTGCAGGCCGGGGTGGGCACCGGCACGGTCTGGTGGAAGCCCCCGTAGTCCACCTCGTAGAAGCCCTCCTCCAGGCTCAGCAGCGGGGTGAAGCGGTGGCCCCACAGCACCTCGTCCGCCAGGTACGAGCTCCGAGCCTGGCACGTCATCCCTGCGTCGCGCGGCCGGGGGGGGCAGCCGGTGGGCACCCGTCCCCCAGCGCCCTGGGGATTGGGGGGTGCCCGGCCCCCTGCCCCCCGGCAGAGTAGGGAGGTGCAAGGGGTGCCCTGACccaagttgggggggggggggggctgtgctgcaCCTGCTGCGTGGGGCACCCCCATGTGTGAAGCCCCCAGTTCATGGGGGACCCCAAtcctggctggggggggctgtgctgcaCCCAGTGCGCGGGGGGGCCCCAGtgggctggggacaggctgggacATCAGGGGCTGTCACTGTCATCGGGGTCCCCTCCCCAAACTCCTCCAGAAGGCTTCCatgggggggaaagggggtgcaggggaagggggctgCCCCCCTCCGAGTCCTgcaatttggggggggggcacccacagcCGGGCTGagcttgggggtgggggtggatgTGGGGGTCACCTCCCAGCCAGGACCAGGCAGGAACACGTTGTGGGCCACGGGGGTGAGATGTCCCCATGAGGTGAGGTGTCCCCATGAGATGAGGTGTCCCCATGAGGTGAGATGTCCCCATGAGGTGAGGTGTCCCCATGAGGTGAGGTGTCCCCATGAGATGTCCCCATGAGGTGAGATGTCCCCATGAGGTGAGGTGTCCCCATGAGGTGTCCCCATGAGATGTCCCCATGAGTTGAGGTGTCCCCATGAGATGTCCCCATGAGGTGAGATGTCCCCATGAGGTGTCCCCATGAGTTGAGGTGTCCCCACAGAGATATTCCCATGGAGATGAGGTGGCCAATGGAGTATCTCCATGGAGATGGCCACGGAGGTGTCCCCGTGGAGGTGTCCCCGTGGAGGTGTCCTCACAGAGATGAGGTGTCCCCAAGCACATCCCCCCCCATCCGCCGCCGGCATCGCCGTTACCTGTGGCCTCGACCATCCCCTCGAGGATGACGACGATCTCGAAATCGTCCTTCTCCAGCTGGTGCCGCGAGACATCCCAGAAGGGGCTGCGCTCGTCGATCTCGTGGCTGATGATGAGGGGCGAGACGAGGAAGAGGCGGTCGTCGCCCGTCTCGAAGCCCACGCTCAGGTCGGTCTGGTCCAGGGGGATGAACTCGCCCTCCTGCGTCTGCTTGGACTTGATGAGCTTGGCGCGGATGGAAGCCTCCACGATGTGCGAGTCCCGCAGGTCGCCCACGCGAAACATCAGGCAGAGGCGGTCGTCCCGCAGGGAGACCACGGCGTGGGAGGAGAAGACCAAGGTCTCGGCTCGCTTGTTGGGCTGGGAGATCTTCACGAACATGCAGCCCACCATGAAGGCGTTGACCATGGAGCCCAGGATggcctggagcagcagcaggacgaTGCCCTCGGGACACTTGTCGGTGATGACGCGGTGGCCGTAGCCGATGGTGGTCTCCGTCTcgatggagaagaggaaggcGGAGACGAAGCCGTTGAGGTTGTTGACGCAGGGCGTCCAGGCGTGGTCCTCCAGGTGGTCCAGGTCCCCCCGGCAGTAGGCGATGAACCACCAGATGAGGCCGAAGAAGAGCCAGGTGACAGCGTAGGCGAGGATGAAGACGAGGAGGCTGAAGCGCCACTTGAGGTCTACCAGGGTGGTGAAGATGTCGGTGAGGTAGCGGTAGGTCTCCCGCACGTTCCCGTGCTGCACGTTGCACTTGCCGTCCTTCTCCACGTAGCGCTGGCGCTTGCGGGTGCCGGCCCCCCGCCGTCGGGGGGGCGCCGGGGGGGGCTTtgcctccccagggaccccctcGGGGACCCCGCAGAAGGCGGCGTTGTCCTGCGCCATCGCCCCTCAGAGGCTGCGGGGGGGAAGGGGTTAATGGCGCTGCTCGCCCCCTCCAAACTGGGAGGACTGGGAGGGGATGGTGGCACCAGCTGGTGCGTGGGGGGGGCTGCCGGGACGCCTGGgtccgtccgtccccccccgcaGGTCCCTGCTGGGAGgggtaaactgaggcagaggagcacccaggggtgctgaGCCCACGCGTGTGCCCACACATGTCTGCACACAGAGGCCTGCAGATGTACGCAcacgtgtacacacacacacgcatgccTGCACACACGGGTACACAGATGcacgtgcacgcacacacatgtGCATTCACAGATACACACGTGCATGCAGCACTAGAGCACACGCAGCTTGCACGCACACATGAGCAGGCGTGCACACGTGTGGACAAGCCACCAGGGACACGCAGGCACACACGTTTGCCCCGGCGGGTGCAGGCCAACGCGTACACCCCGAGGGGCTCCTTGCACGTTCCCGTGCCCTGAGATGGGGTGTGCAACGGGGTGTGCACCAGCGCTGGCACACGCTCCAGACCGATGGTGGCACACGCGTGCACACAGAGCTgggccacacacacacacacacacacacgcacaaacgCATGTACGCACCACTGGGCCTTGCACACGCATACACAGCTCCTCCTTGCACACACACCTGTGcgtgtgtgcgcacacacacacactcctcctctgcctgtaCTCCCccgggaatggggggggggggccctgcagcacccggctgtgcccccccaccctccccgcCGTGGGGCACCCCACTCCCACCCGGGTTCGTGGAGatggacacccccccccgcccccagcctgGGGATAAAacggcagcggggggggggggggtgtggggggcgCATCCTCCGCGgtctgtgctggggggggcccCTCCACGCAGGCCGGGCTCCGcgtgcccccagcaccccccacccGCGGAAAGGGGGGTGTCCCCGGTGCtgcgccggggggggggggggtggcggggggcgGTGCGGGGGGCGGCGTGGCgcagggggaggcagcaggacacccccccccccgtgctgtctgtgtccccccccccggtcccgcACTCACCGCTCGCCCCGCGTTCGCCGCTCCCGCCGGGCCGCGCAGCCCCGCCGCGTTGCGCGCATGGCGCAGGGGGAGCGCAGCGCCCGGCCGCACCGGATCGCGCCCGCCCGGCACCGGCACGGGAGccgcgtgtgtgtgcgtgtgtgtgtgcgcgtgtgtgcgtgtgtgtgtgtgcccccccccgctccccgtcccccccccccccgccgttcCCTTGGCCGCGCTCCCGCCGTTCCCCGGCAACGGCTGCGCCCCGGGAGCGCGCGGCTAAAAATACCGACCAGcgcccgcccccggcccccgcccccccgggcCCCCACGCGTGACCCCTCGCTCCGGCAGGGCAAGGCCGGCGGGGGGGAGGGCGGAAGGCGGCGGTGCGGTGCACACGCGTGGGAAAGCACGCGTGGGGGGGGCAGTGCGCACACGCgtgtgcgggggggggaggcaggtgCGCACACCTGGGCCACGGACACTGCGGGCTGGGTACGTGAGACAGTACGGGGGGGGACACgcgggggcacggggggggtgACACAGGGcacagtgggggggggggtagggtgTGCACACGCCCGTGACACTGagcacggcgggggggggggtgcacaCGAcgtcccgcccccccccccgttggCCCGGACCCCCCTCACTAGCCCAGGGTTCCCCATCACTAGCCCAGAagacaacccccccccccgaaggtTCCCCCTCCATagcccagccccctccccgtTAGCCCGGGGTCCCTCTCACTAGCGCAGCCCCCACCCCACTAACTCAGCACCCCCCCGTCACTAGCCCAAGGCTCCCCGTCACTAGCCCAGGTTCCCCCACCACTAGCccagctccccctccccactAGCCGAGGGCCCATCACTAACCCAGGACCCCCCGGCACCACCCAGGACCCCCCAGCGCTGCCCAGGACCCCCATGGCTAGCCGCGGCCCGGTGGTCACTAGCCCCCCCCCATCGGTGGCCAGGCCCTCCCCCGGGGCCCGCGGCCGCCTCCGGGAGCCCccgcgcagccccggcccccccgccccccccgggcGGACAAAGGCGCTTTGTGCCGCGGCCCCGGGGAaccggccccggcccgggaACAGCGGAGCCTTGTGTGGGGCGGCCGCGGCGCCGCGCCCCACGCTCCCACGGCCCCACGGCCCCACGGCTCCGCGCCCCACGCTCCCACGGACCCACGGCCCCACGGCTCCGCACCCCACGCTCCCACGGCCCCACGGCCCCACGGCTCCGCGCCCCACGCTCCCACGGCCCCACGGCCCCACGGCTCCGCGCCCCACGCTCCCACGGCCCCACGGCCCCACGGCTCCGCACCCCACGCTCCCACGGACCCACGGCTCCGCGCCCCACCGTCCCACGGACCCACGCTCCCCACGGCTCCGCGCCCCACAGCTCCGCACCCCGCGCCCCCCCACGCTGGTCCCCATAAGTGGCAGCATCGGGGCTGGCGTTGCCCCCacggggggtgctggggtgggggtgtgtgtgtgtgtgtgtcactcTGCGTGTGCGTGTCTGTGCACACGGGTGacaccagcccctgcccggcTCCGGCGCGTCCCCTTGTCCCCCCCCCACGCACAAGGATGCTCGGGGCGGGGGTCCGGAGGGGGATCCGGATCCGCCCCGGTGGGTGCTGCTgagaccggggggggggggagggctcTGCC
This genomic window contains:
- the KCNJ9 gene encoding G protein-activated inward rectifier potassium channel 3, whose protein sequence is MAQDNAAFCGVPEGVPGEAKPPPAPPRRRGAGTRKRQRYVEKDGKCNVQHGNVRETYRYLTDIFTTLVDLKWRFSLLVFILAYAVTWLFFGLIWWFIAYCRGDLDHLEDHAWTPCVNNLNGFVSAFLFSIETETTIGYGHRVITDKCPEGIVLLLLQAILGSMVNAFMVGCMFVKISQPNKRAETLVFSSHAVVSLRDDRLCLMFRVGDLRDSHIVEASIRAKLIKSKQTQEGEFIPLDQTDLSVGFETGDDRLFLVSPLIISHEIDERSPFWDVSRHQLEKDDFEIVVILEGMVEATGMTCQARSSYLADEVLWGHRFTPLLSLEEGFYEVDYGGFHQTVPVPTPACSARQLAAAAARRDAHLYWSIPSRLDQPLEEAAVGGGDPDTPQESNGTLASPEAR